The Daucus carota subsp. sativus chromosome 7, DH1 v3.0, whole genome shotgun sequence genome window below encodes:
- the LOC108193326 gene encoding zinc finger CCCH domain-containing protein 12, which yields MCKFLYEPQSYDKTGVFRWFKTLPLAPEFHPTLKEFKDPIGLPIRVGEKECSFYMRTGSCKYRESYRFRHPDPTAAGGGDTTLPGRRRSSARTINDTATPLRSIIYGPTSFMPNMNGYELQNHINEEFRLPVILMYADSTAELKEIQNGAVYVMLKPISIDEIKYIWQLSIWWQKKINGTAPSIREINNHSEENVNTLSSNGIYSGA from the exons ATGTGTAAATTTTTGTACGAACCACAAAGTTACGATAAAACAGGGGTTTTTCGATGGTTTAAAACCCTTCCTTTAGCACCAGAGTTTCATCCAACCCTTAAAGAGTTTAAAGATCCAATCGGCTTGCCGATTAGAGTG GGGGAGAAAGAATGTTCTTTCTACATGAGAACTGGTTCATGCAAGTATAGGGAAAGCTACAGGTTTCGTCATCCGGATCCTACAGCAGCGGGAGGAGGTGACACTACTTTACCAGGTAGGCGTCGTTCTTCAGCAAGAACAATAAATGATACTGCAACACCATTGAGGTCAATTATCTATGGGCCAACCTCATTCATGCCGAACATGAACGGCTATGAACTGCAAAATCATATAAATGAGGAATTTCGCTTACCAGTCATAT TGATGTATGCTGACAGTACAGCGGAACTGAAAGAAATTCAGAATGGGGCAGTTTATGTCATGCTAAAGCCTATATCAATTGatgaaatcaaatatatatggcAGCTTTCTATATGGTGGCAAAAGAAAATTAATGGCACTGCTCCATCAATCAGAGAAATTAATAATCATTCCGAAGAAAATGTTAATACATTATCTTCGAATGGTATTTACAGTG GAGCCTAA